The Salminus brasiliensis chromosome 3, fSalBra1.hap2, whole genome shotgun sequence genome contains a region encoding:
- the LOC140551745 gene encoding tubulin alpha chain-like translates to MGNSCWELYCLEHGIQPDGMIVAGSTSLADSSFGTFFSETGAGKYVPRAVFIDLEPTVVDEIRNGHYRQLYHPEQLISGKEDAANNYARGHYTIGKEIVDSVLDRMRKMADQCTGLQGFLIFHSFGGGTGSGFTSLLMERLSVDYGKKSKLEFSVYPAPQVSTAVVEPYNSILTTHTTLEHSDCSFMVDNEAIFDICKRNLDIERPSYNNLNRLIAQIVSSITASLRFDGALNVDLTEFQTNLVPYPRIHFPLVTYSPIISAEKAYHEQLSVAEITNACFDPANQMVKCDPRRGKYMACCLLYRGDVVPKDVNAAIASIKTRRSIQFVDWCPTGFKVGINYQPPTVVPGGDLAKVQRAVCMLSNTTAIAEAWSRLDHKFDLMYAKRAFVHWYVGEGMEEGEFSEAREDMAALEKDYEEVGADSAEDAEEEEDEY, encoded by the exons ATGGGTAATTCCTGCTGGGAGCTGTACTGTCTGGAGCACGGCATCCAGCCTGATGGGATGATTGTTGCTGGCAGCACTTCCTTGGCAGATTCCTCTTTTGGTACTTTCTTCAGTGAAACTGGAGCTGGAAAGTATGTTCCACGAGCTGTCTTCATAGACCTGGAGCCAACAGTCGTAG ATGAGATTCGCAATGGCCATTATCGGCAGCTTTACCACCCAGAGCAGCTCATCAGTGGAAAAGAGGATGCAGCCAACAACTATGCCCGTGGCCACTACACCATCGGCAAGGAGATCGTTGACTCTGTGCTTGATCGAATGCGAAAAATG gctgatcagtgtacaggCCTGCAAGGATTCCTGATCTTCCACAGCTTTGGTGGTGGAACAGGATCTGGCTTCACCTCCCTGTTGATGGAGCGGCTGTCTGTCGATTACGGCAAAAAGTCAAAGCTGGAGTTCTCTGTCTACCCTGCGCCCCAGGTTTCCACCGCGGTGGTAGAGCCCTACAACTCCATCCTAACCACTCACACCACACTAGAGCACTCCGACTGCTCTTTCATGGTGGACAACGAAGCCATTTTTGACATCTGCAAGCGCAATCTCGACATTGAGCGTCCCTCGTACAACAACCTGAACAGACTGATTGCGCAGATCGTTTCCTCGATCACTGCTTCTTTACGCTTCGATGGAGCTCTCAACGTGGATCTCACGGAGTTCCAGACCAACCTCGTTCCGTACCCTCGCATCCATTTCCCCCTGGTCACCTACTCCCCGATCATCTCTGCTGAGAAAGCCTACCATGAGCAGCTATCTGTGGCGGAGATTACCAATGCCTGTTTTGATCCAGCCAACCAGATGGTGAAATGCGACCCTCGGCGTGGCAAATACATGGCCTGCTGCTTGCTGTACCGTGGCGACGTGGTGCCCAAAGACGTCAATGCTGCCATTGCCAGCATCAAGACCCGTCGCTCCATCCAGTTTGTGGATTGGTGTCCCACAGGCTTCAAAGTGGGCATCAACTACCAGCCACCCACGGTGGTTCCTGGTGGCGATCTGGCCAAGGTCCAGAGGGCTGTGTGCATGCTGAGCAACACCACGGCCATTGCGGAAGCCTGGAGCCGCTTGGATCACAAATTTGACCTGATGTATGCCAAGCGGGCCTTTGTGCACTGGTATGTGGGAGAGGGAATGGAAGAAGGGGAGTTCTCTGAGGCCAGGGAGGACATGGCTGCCTTGGAAAAGGATTACGAGGAGGTCGGAGCAGATTCTGCTGAAGATgctgaggaagaggaagatgagtACTAG